The proteins below are encoded in one region of Puntigrus tetrazona isolate hp1 chromosome 5, ASM1883169v1, whole genome shotgun sequence:
- the zgc:65851 gene encoding low molecular weight neuronal intermediate filament yields the protein MSYSGDMYTSSSYRKIFGDAPRRVPTAGYRSGAQLQQQHQHRTYGSPSPAIVSSSYRTKRGFQPMQDSVDLTQTTAITNELKIIRTNEKEQLQALNDRFVTFIEKVHNLEQHNKVLEAEVALLRQRHSEPSRLHDLYEQEIRELRARVEELTHEKSQMHLDCVQMNDALERLKDKLEEESRLREEAEGSLKGYRKDVDDATLTRLELEKKVESLLDEIAFLRKVHEEELQELQASLQATQVSVEMDVSKPDLAVALKDIRVQYESLSARNQQQAEEWYRSKFVTVTEAAARNNDALKQTKDELCEYRRQLQARTLEIEALKAHNEALERQLAEMEDRHSNEIGELQDTIQQLESALRSTKGEMSRHLREYQDLLNVKMALDIEIAAYRKLLEGEECRLSSVGGALLHSAYSYTPSRTYALRKGGAKPETEEEEEQEEEEEEEKEEEGEEEEEGGEEAEEGEEQDEGGDEEEEEEEEEEEQEDEKEKEKADEKKEKEEKKSPKEQKENEKEKEKEKEKEKKSDSNKADSKSAKSEKGDNNKSEKTSALKSK from the exons ATGAGCTATTCCGGCGACATGTACACGAGCAGCTCCTACAGGAAGATTTTCGGAGATGCGCCGCGGCGCGTCCCGACGGCGGGTTACCGCTCCGGAGCGCAGCTTCAGCAGCAACATCAGCACCGCACCTACGGCTCTCCGTCCCCTGCGATCGTATCCTCAAGTTACCGGACCAAGCGCGGCTTCCAGCCCATGCAGGACTCCGTGGACCTGACCCAGACCACCGCCATCACCAACGAGCTGAAGATCATCCGCACCAACGAGAAGGAGCAGCTGCAGGCCCTGAACGACCGCTTCGTGACGTTCATCGAGAAGGTGCACAACCTCGAGCAGCACAACAAAGTTCTGGAGGCGGAGGTCGCGCTGCTGCGCCAGCGTCACAGCGAGCCGTCGCGTCTGCACGACCTCTACGAGCAGGAGATCCGCGAGCTGCGCGCGCGCGTCGAGGAGCTGACGCACGAGAAGAGCCAGATGCACCTGGACTGCGTGCAGATGAACGACGCGCTGGAGCGCCTCAAGGACAAGCTGGAGGAGGAGAGCCGGCTGAGGGAGGAGGCCGAGGGCAGTCTGAAGGGGTACCGCAAGGACGTGGACGACGCCACGCTGACGCGCCTGGAGCTGGAGAAGAAAGTGGAGTCTCTGCTGGATGAGATCGCCTTCCTCAGGAAGGTGCACGAGGAGGAGCTGCAGGAGCTCCAGGCGTCGCTCCAGGCCACGCAG GTGTCTGTGGAGATGGACGTGAGCAAGCCGGACCTCGCTGTGGCCCTGAAGGACATTCGTGTCCAGTACGAGTCTCTCTCCGCCCGGAACCAGCAGCAGGCGGAGGAATGGTACCGCTCCAAGTTCGTCACGGTGACGGAGGCGGCGGCGCGCAACAACGATGCCCTGAAGCAGACCAAAGACGAGCTGTGTGAGTACCGCCGACAGCTGCAGGCCCGCACCCTGGAGATCGAGGCCCTGAAAGCCCACAACGAGGCTTTAGAGAGACAGCTGGCGGAGATGGAGGACCGCCACAGCAACGAGATCGGCGAGCTGCAG GACACTATTCAGCAGCTGGAATCCGCTCTGAGGAGCACCAAGGGTGAGATGTCCCGTCATCTGCGTGAATACCAGGACCTGCTAAACGTCAAGATGGCGCTGGACATCGAGATCGCCGCCTACAG GAAGCTGCTGGAAGGAGAGGAATGCCGTCTGAGCTCTGTGGGCGGTGCCTTGCTACACTCCGCCTACTCTTACACGCCGAGCCGCACCTATGCCCTGAGGAAGGGCGGAGCCAAACCCgagacagaggaagaggaagagcaggaagaggaagaagaggaggagaaggaagaggaaggagaagaggaggaggagggaggagagGAGGCCGAGGAAGGAGAAGAACAGGACGAGGGAGGCgacgaggaggaagaggaggaggaagaagaagaagaacaggaggatgagaaggaaaaggaaaaagccGATGAGAAGAAGGAaaaggaagagaagaagagcccaaaggaacagaaagagaatgagaaagagaaagaaaaggagaaggagaaggagaagaagagcGATAGCAATAAGGCAGACAGCAAGAGCGCTAAGAGTGAGAAGGGGGACAATAACAAGAGTGAGAAGACCTCGGCGCTCAAGAGCAAGTAA